The following proteins are co-located in the Prionailurus viverrinus isolate Anna chromosome A1, UM_Priviv_1.0, whole genome shotgun sequence genome:
- the KCTD12 gene encoding BTB/POZ domain-containing protein KCTD12 translates to MALADSTRGLPNGGGGGGGSGSSSSSAEPPLFPDIVELNVGGQVYVTRRCTVVSVPDSLLWRMFTQQQPQELARDSKGRFFLDRDGFLFRYILDYLRDLQLVLPDYFPERSRLQREAEYFELPELVRRLGAPQQPGPGPPPPHSRRGVQKEGSLGDELLPLGYAEPEQQEGSSAGAPSPTLELASRSPSGGAAGPLLTPSQSLDGSRRSGYITIGYRGSYTIGRDAQADAKFRRVARITVCGKTSLAKEVFGDTLNESRDPDRPPERYTSRYYLKFNFLEQAFDKLSESGFHMVACSSTGTCAFASSTDQSEDKIWTSYTEYVFCRE, encoded by the coding sequence ATGGCTCTGGCGGACAGCACACGTGGATTACCCaacgggggcggcggcgggggtggCAGCGGCTCCTCGTCGTCCTCGGCGGAGCCGCCGCTCTTCCCCGATATCGTGGAGCTGAACGTGGGGGGCCAGGTGTATGTGACCCGGCGCTGCACCGTGGTGTCGGTGCCCGACTCGCTGCTCTGGCGCATGTTCACGCAGCAGCAGCCGCAGGAGCTGGCCCGGGACAGCAAAGGCCGCTTCTTTCTGGACCGAGACGGCTTCCTCTTCCGCTACATCCTGGATTACCTGCGGGACTTGCAGCTAGTGCTGCCCGACTACTTCCCTGAGCGCAGCCGGCTGCAGCGCGAGGCCGAGTACTTCGAGCTGCCCGAGCTCGTGCGCCGCCTCGGGGCGCCTCAGCAGCCTGGccccgggccgccgccgccgcactCGCGGCGCGGGGTGCAGAAGGAGGGCTCGCTGGGCGACGAGCTGCTGCCGCTCGGCTACGCGGAGCCTGAGCAGCAGGAGGGCTCATCGGCCGGGGCGCCGTCGCCCACTCTGGAGCTGGCTAGCCGCAGTCCGTCCGGGGGTGCGGCGGGCCCGCTGCTCACGCCGTCCCAGTCGTTGGACGGCAGCCGGCGCTCCGGCTACATCACCATCGGCTACCGCGGCTCCTACACTATCGGGCGCGATGCGCAGGCGGACGCCAAGTTCCGGCGAGTGGCACGCATCACCGTGTGCGGCAAGACGTCGCTGGCCAAGGAGGTGTTCGGCGACACCCTGAACGAGAGCCGGGACCCGGACCGTCCTCCCGAGCGCTACACCTCGCGCTATTACCTCAAGTTCAACTTCCTAGAGCAGGCCTTCGACAAGCTGTCCGAGTCGGGCTTCCACATGGTGGCGTGCAGTTCCACGGGCACCTGCGCCTTCGCCAGCAGCACCGACCAGAGCGAGGACAAGATCTGGACCAGCTACACGGAGTACGTCTTCTGCAGGGAGTGA